The Candidatus Cloacimonadota bacterium nucleotide sequence CACGGTGGGTGCGGAGGTGTCGTCATTGGTCTTGCCGAGGAAAGCGGATATCCCGATCTCGGCGAGACTGCAACCGTCCGCGAATGTGACCGTGGCGCTGCTGTGGCGGAACGCCCAGCCGTCGATGGTCTCCACGGATGCGGGTATGGCGACAGTTCCGAGGCTTTTGCACTCGCCGAACATCTTGTATCCTATGGCGTTGAGACCCTCGCCGAGGATGACCTCCCGGAGGGAATCGCAGCCCGTGAATATGTACGCGGAACCGTAATCGACTTTGCCTTCGGTATTCGTTTCAGAAACATTGATGTGCACAGAACCAGGAACATATACCTTCTCCACACTGGTGCCTGAGAAGGAGGATGGGCCGAGAGTCACCAGGCCGTCGTTGAGCATAACCTCGGAGAAACCGGTCGAACGGAAGAAGGCCTTGCTGCCTATGACCTCCAGGGTGCTGGGGAAGGATATGGAGTCAATATTGCAGAACATGAAGGCCTCGCTGGGCACACGCACTATGCCCTCCCCTATCACAAGGTTCCCGAGGTTCCGGTAACTCGTATCACCGGTCCCGTTGAACAGTGATTTGGGTACATCGGTCACGGAATACGTGTTGCCTCCGTGTTCCACGGATCCAGGTATGTGCACTCCGTCCGCGGCGCCGTCCCCGTCGGTGTCCGCCAGGGTGCCGTCGTAACCTGTTATGAACGCGGTCCTGACATCGCCGTCGAGACAGCATTTGTAAGTGATTCCGTCGATCGTCGTGTATCCTTCGACCAAACCGTCGGCGGTCGTGTCCTCGACGAGTGCGAGCGCAGGCATCATGCATACCGCCGCCGCTATTATTATCGCTACATATGATTTACAGTTCATTCGGGCTCCTCCTCCTAGCCATGGATTTCCTTATACCGCGGCATGTAGATAATATACATAAAGATTTCTAAATTACTAACCAGACTGGAGAAACAGATCCATCATGATTGGTGATATCATCGAACGGTGTCCACGAGCTACTCGTCGGTTAACGCCCATGCATCCGCACATCCTGCCGCTGGATGCCGATCTCACACCATTTTTATATACAGATGTTCATATATGCGCTCCCGTCTAGGTAACAAAAGAATAATTTCGCCAACAGGGTTTTAATACGCACTTGCGGTTGGACATGGATATGCTGCGCTGAGGGCGCGGAGTGATTGCAGATGTCCGGCAAGAATGGCGAATTCAACGATGTCCCCTCGGGACCTGGCAACAGACAGAGACTCAGATTCGAGACGCTACAGCTCCAT carries:
- a CDS encoding leucine-rich repeat domain-containing protein gives rise to the protein MNCKSYVAIIIAAAVCMMPALALVEDTTADGLVEGYTTIDGITYKCCLDGDVRTAFITGYDGTLADTDGDGAADGVHIPGSVEHGGNTYSVTDVPKSLFNGTGDTSYRNLGNLVIGEGIVRVPSEAFMFCNIDSISFPSTLEVIGSKAFFRSTGFSEVMLNDGLVTLGPSSFSGTSVEKVYVPGSVHINVSETNTEGKVDYGSAYIFTGCDSLREVILGEGLNAIGYKMFGECKSLGTVAIPASVETIDGWAFRHSSATVTFADGCSLAEIGISAFLGKTNDDTSAPTV